A genomic stretch from Haemophilus parainfluenzae ATCC 33392 includes:
- the folA gene encoding type 3 dihydrofolate reductase yields MTLSLIVATTKNNVIGKDNQMPWHLPADLAWFRKNTTGKPVIMGRKTFESIGRPLPKRTNIVLSRTPYEHEGVIWKNSFESAVDFVKEFDEIMLIGGGELFKQYLPKADKLYLTQIQADIDGDTFFPEINWAEWHIEFEEYHQADADNPYDCRFLILQRKA; encoded by the coding sequence ATGACATTAAGTTTGATCGTTGCGACAACAAAAAATAACGTCATCGGAAAAGATAATCAAATGCCTTGGCACTTACCTGCTGATTTAGCCTGGTTTCGTAAAAACACCACGGGCAAACCGGTAATTATGGGTCGTAAAACCTTTGAAAGTATTGGTCGCCCATTGCCTAAACGCACCAATATCGTCCTTTCACGTACCCCTTACGAACATGAAGGAGTCATCTGGAAAAATAGTTTTGAAAGTGCGGTCGATTTTGTCAAAGAATTTGATGAAATCATGTTGATTGGCGGCGGTGAGTTATTTAAACAATATTTACCTAAAGCCGATAAATTGTATCTTACTCAAATTCAAGCAGACATTGACGGCGATACTTTCTTCCCTGAAATTAATTGGGCTGAATGGCACATCGAGTTTGAGGAATATCACCAAGCAGATGCGGATAATCCCTATGATTGTCGTTTTTTAATTTTGCAGCGTAAAGCATAA
- the yaaA gene encoding peroxide stress protein YaaA produces MLAIISPAKTLDFESAVRNLPVSQPHLTDYSEQLIEICRQLSPQDLSSLMSISDKLAGLNAARFAEWTKFHNEKNSRAAIWAFKGDVYTGLDADSLSDEDVQFAQRHLRMLSGLYGLLKPLDLMQPYRLEMGTKLANPKGKDLYAFWGNIITQSVQQALDEQGDRILINLASDEYYKSVKESQLDAQIVKPIFLDNKNGKYKVVSFYAKKARGLMCRFIIQNRLERVEQLKEFDLGGYWFDATSSAEKEFVFKRDINE; encoded by the coding sequence ATGTTAGCCATTATTTCCCCGGCAAAAACCTTAGATTTTGAAAGTGCGGTCAGAAATCTTCCTGTTTCTCAACCGCACTTGACGGATTATAGTGAGCAACTGATTGAAATCTGTCGTCAATTATCTCCCCAAGATCTTTCTTCCTTAATGTCGATCAGCGACAAGCTTGCGGGCTTAAATGCCGCTCGTTTTGCTGAATGGACAAAATTTCACAACGAAAAAAATTCACGTGCAGCCATTTGGGCATTCAAAGGTGATGTTTACACCGGTTTGGATGCGGATAGCTTATCTGATGAAGATGTGCAATTCGCACAACGCCATTTACGTATGCTTTCCGGTTTATATGGTTTACTTAAGCCCCTTGATTTAATGCAACCTTACCGTTTGGAAATGGGCACGAAGTTAGCGAATCCCAAAGGGAAAGATCTTTATGCTTTTTGGGGAAATATCATCACGCAATCCGTGCAACAAGCGCTTGATGAGCAAGGCGATCGTATTTTGATCAATTTAGCTTCTGATGAATACTATAAATCAGTGAAAGAAAGCCAATTAGATGCACAAATTGTTAAGCCTATTTTCTTAGATAATAAGAATGGTAAATACAAAGTGGTCAGCTTTTATGCGAAAAAAGCCCGTGGTTTAATGTGTCGTTTTATCATTCAAAATCGTTTGGAACGTGTTGAACAACTGAAAGAGTTTGATCTAGGTGGTTATTGGTTTGATGCGACATCCTCAGCTGAAAAAGAATTTGTATTTAAGCGAGATATCAATGAATAA
- the uhpC gene encoding MFS transporter family glucose-6-phosphate receptor UhpC, producing the protein MGIFSVPPDLPVTKSKEEIDKTYRYWRLHLMITSYIGYAVFYFTRKSFNFVMPAMLTDLGLQKADIGIMGTAFYLTYGVSKFLSGVLGDRSNPRYFMGFGLMMTGVVNILFGMSSSVFMFITLWMINAFFQGWGWPPCSKILNTWYSRNERGLWWAIWNTSHNLGGALIPILSGAVALYWGWRYGMIVPGIIACAIGFALCFLLRDRPTSMGLPTVGEWRNDIAEKEHESEGLGLSNWEILKIYVFKNSIIWALAFSWCFIYIIRTGINDWGNLYLTETHGYDLLKANSAVSFFEIGGFLGALFAGWGSDKFFNGNRTQMNIIYVLGIISTSLALWFIPSDNYFVMCGLFFLMGFFIFGPQFLIAMAAAENSHKHASGSSTGFVSLFAYIGAAAAGAPLAWIIQSLHWNGFFGSLFIVSLACALLLIFVYFLQRKKNKLKA; encoded by the coding sequence ATGGGTATCTTCAGTGTACCACCGGATCTACCGGTTACGAAAAGCAAAGAGGAGATCGACAAAACTTATCGTTACTGGCGATTACATTTGATGATCACTAGCTATATCGGATATGCCGTTTTCTATTTTACTCGTAAAAGCTTTAACTTCGTTATGCCTGCCATGCTGACGGACTTAGGGCTACAAAAAGCCGATATCGGTATCATGGGTACTGCGTTTTATCTTACCTACGGTGTGTCAAAATTCTTATCGGGTGTACTTGGTGACCGTTCTAACCCTCGTTACTTTATGGGGTTCGGTTTAATGATGACAGGCGTTGTCAACATTCTATTCGGTATGAGTTCATCCGTCTTTATGTTTATCACCCTTTGGATGATCAACGCCTTTTTCCAAGGTTGGGGATGGCCTCCATGTTCAAAAATCCTAAATACTTGGTACTCACGTAACGAGCGAGGATTATGGTGGGCGATTTGGAATACCTCACATAACTTAGGTGGTGCACTCATTCCAATTTTATCTGGTGCTGTCGCCCTTTATTGGGGATGGCGTTACGGTATGATCGTGCCAGGGATTATAGCCTGTGCCATTGGTTTCGCTCTTTGCTTCTTATTACGCGATCGCCCAACATCTATGGGACTTCCAACGGTTGGTGAATGGCGTAATGATATTGCTGAAAAAGAACATGAAAGTGAAGGTTTAGGTTTATCTAACTGGGAAATTCTTAAAATTTATGTGTTCAAAAACAGCATTATCTGGGCATTAGCATTCTCTTGGTGTTTTATTTATATTATCCGTACCGGTATCAACGACTGGGGTAACTTATATTTAACAGAAACCCACGGTTATGACTTGCTTAAAGCAAACTCAGCAGTTTCTTTCTTTGAAATTGGTGGATTCTTAGGGGCACTTTTTGCGGGCTGGGGCTCTGATAAGTTCTTCAACGGAAACCGTACCCAAATGAACATCATTTATGTGTTAGGTATTATTTCAACCTCCTTAGCATTATGGTTCATCCCAAGTGATAACTATTTTGTGATGTGTGGATTATTCTTCCTAATGGGATTCTTTATCTTTGGTCCGCAATTTCTTATCGCAATGGCTGCGGCTGAAAACTCTCACAAACATGCTTCAGGTTCTTCTACCGGTTTCGTTAGTCTCTTCGCCTATATTGGTGCGGCTGCTGCAGGTGCGCCATTAGCATGGATTATTCAATCGCTCCACTGGAACGGATTCTTTGGTAGCTTATTTATTGTATCTCTTGCCTGTGCATTATTACTTATTTTCGTGTACTTCTTGCAACGTAAGAAAAATAAACTAAAAGCCTAA
- the pfkA gene encoding 6-phosphofructokinase translates to MIKKIAVLTSGGDAPGMNAAIRGVVRAALAEGLEVFGIYDGYQGLYNNKIKQLNRYSVSDVINRGGTFLGSARFPEFKDPAVREKCAEILRSHGIDALVVIGGDGSYMGAKLLTEEHGFPCVGIPGTIDNDVAGTDYTIGYETALQTAVDAIDRLRDTSSSHQRISIVEIMGRHCSDLTISAGIAGGCEYIVASEVEFNREELIRQIERSIIRGKRHAIIAITELITDVHSLAREIEARVGHETRATVLGHIQRGGSPCAFDRILASRMGVYAVDILLQGKGGYCVGIQNEKLVHHDIIDAINNMRREFKADWLEMAKRLE, encoded by the coding sequence ATGATTAAAAAAATTGCTGTATTAACCAGTGGTGGTGATGCACCAGGTATGAATGCTGCCATTCGTGGTGTTGTTCGCGCAGCCCTTGCAGAAGGGCTTGAAGTATTCGGCATTTATGATGGTTATCAAGGTTTATATAACAATAAAATCAAACAGTTAAACCGTTATAGTGTCTCAGATGTGATTAATCGTGGTGGTACATTTTTAGGCTCCGCCCGTTTCCCTGAATTTAAAGATCCAGCAGTACGTGAAAAATGTGCAGAAATTTTACGTTCACATGGTATTGATGCTTTAGTTGTTATCGGGGGGGATGGTTCTTACATGGGGGCAAAATTGCTTACTGAAGAACACGGTTTCCCTTGTGTGGGTATTCCAGGCACAATTGATAACGATGTGGCTGGTACAGATTACACAATTGGTTATGAAACTGCACTACAAACAGCAGTGGATGCGATTGACCGTTTACGTGATACCTCAAGTTCTCACCAACGTATTTCTATTGTGGAAATCATGGGGCGTCACTGTAGTGACTTAACCATTTCGGCAGGTATTGCCGGTGGTTGTGAATATATCGTGGCATCTGAAGTGGAATTTAATCGTGAAGAGTTAATTCGTCAAATTGAACGCAGTATTATTCGCGGAAAACGTCATGCTATTATTGCGATTACTGAATTAATCACAGATGTACATTCTCTTGCGCGTGAGATTGAAGCGCGTGTAGGCCATGAAACCCGTGCTACCGTATTAGGTCATATTCAACGTGGTGGTTCACCTTGTGCCTTCGACCGTATTTTAGCTTCACGTATGGGCGTATATGCGGTAGATATATTGCTACAAGGTAAAGGTGGCTACTGTGTGGGTATTCAAAATGAAAAATTAGTTCACCACGATATTATTGATGCAATCAACAATATGCGTCGTGAATTTAAAGCAGATTGGTTAGAAATGGCTAAACGCTTAGAATAA